From Glycine max cultivar Williams 82 chromosome 11, Glycine_max_v4.0, whole genome shotgun sequence, the proteins below share one genomic window:
- the LOC100803987 gene encoding putative pentatricopeptide repeat-containing protein At3g18840: MAIRSLRVRDAMVYLDHVQAIKSGLVSSIFTCNQLIHLYSNHGLLQEAHKLFDEMPHPNVFSWNAIIMAYIKAHNLTQARALFDSASHRDLVSYNSLLSAYVGSDGYETEALDLFTRMQSARDTIGIDEITLTNMLNLAAKLRVLCYGKQMHSYMVKTANDLSKFALSSLIDMYSKCGCFQEACNLFGSCDEMVDLVSKNAMVAACCREGKMDMALNVFWKNPELKDTVSWNTLIAGYSQNGYMEKSLTFFVEMIENGIDFNEHTLASVLNACSALKCSKLGKSVHAWVLKKGYSSNQFISSGVVDFYSKCGNIRYAELVYAKIGIKSPFAVASLIAAYSSQGNMTEAQRLFDSLLERNSVVWTALCSGYVKSQQCEAVFKLFREFRTKEALVPDAMIIVSILGACAIQADLSLGKQIHAYILRMRFKVDKKLLSSLVDMYSKCGNVAYAEKLFRLVTDSDRDAILYNVIIAGYAHHGFENKAIELFQEMLNKSVKPDAVTFVALLSACRHRGLVELGEQFFMSMEHYNVLPEIYHYACMVDMYGRANQLEKAVEFMRKIPIKIDATIWGAFLNACQMSSDAALVKQAEEELLKVEADNGSRYVQLANAYAAKGKWDEMGRIRKKMRGHEAKKLAGCSWIYVENGIHVFTSGDRSHSKAEAVYSTLTCLNGKLYLSFKEQKQLYEIQSDVDC, from the coding sequence ATGGCAATTAGATCCCTGAGAGTGAGAGATGCTATGGTATACCTTGACCATGTCCAAGCAATAAAATCTGGTTTGGTATCAAGCATTTTCACTTGTAATCAACTCATTCACCTTTATTCCAACCATGGCCTTTTACAAGAGGCCCACAAACTGTTCGATGAAATGCCCCATCCAAACGTATTCTCTTGGAATGCCATAATCATGGCTTACATAAAAGCACACAACTTGACTCAAGCGCGAGCCCTTTTTGACTCTGCCTCTCACAGAGATTTGGTTTCTTATAATTCCCTGTTGTCTGCTTATGTTGGTTCAGATGGGTACGAGACTGAGGCACTTGATTTGTTTACTAGAATGCAATCTGCACGTGACACAATTGGGATTGATGAGATCACTCTCACAAACATGCTTAACCTTGCTGCCAAACTACGTGTGCTGTGTTATGGAAAACAGATGCATTCGTATATGGTGAAAACTGCAAATGATTTAAGTAAGTTTGCTTTGAGTTCTCTCATAGACATGTACTCCAAATGTGGCTGCTTTCAAGAAGCATGCAATTTATTTGGCAGTTGTGATGAGATGGTGGACTTGGTTTCTAAGAATGCAATGGTTGCAGCTTGTTGTAGGGAAGGAAAGATGGACATGGCCTTAAATGTATTTTGGAAAAATCCTGAATTAAAGGATACTGTATCTTGGAACACATTGATTGCAGGATACTCCCAGAATGGCTATATGGAGAAATCACTTACCTTTTTTGTTGAGATGATTGAAAATGGTATTGATTTCAACGAACACACTTTAGCAAGTGTTTTGAATGCCTGCTCTGCTCTAAAATGTTCAAAACTTGGCAAGTCTGTCCATGCTTGGGTGTTAAAAAAGGGTTATAGTTCAAATCAATTTATTAGCAGTGGCGTTGTTGACTTCTACTCTAAGTGCGGGAATATAAGATATGCAGAGTTAGTCTATGCAAAAATTGGGATTAAAAGTCCATTTGCAGTTGCGTCGTTGATTGCAGCCTACTCATCTCAGGGTAACATGACAGAAGCCCAAAGGCTTTTTGATTCACTGTTGGAAAGAAACTCTGTTGTATGGACAGCTCTATGTTCTGGCTATGTCAAATCACAACAATGTGAAGCAGTCTTCAAACTTTTCAGAGAGTTTAGAACTAAAGAAGCACTAGTTCCTGATGCAATGATCATTGTCAGTATTCTTGGTGCCTGTGCAATACAGGCTGACCTTAGTTTGGGAAAGCAAATTCATGCTTACATCTTGAGAATGAGATTTAAGGTGGATAAGAAATTACTGAGTTCTTTGGTTGATATGTACTCAAAATGTGGGAATGTTGCATATGCCGAGAAACTCTTCAGACTAGTTACTGATAGTGATAGAGATGCAATCTTATATAATGTCATAATAGCTGGTTATGCTCATCATGGTTTTGAAAATAAAGCAATTGAGCTTTTTCAGGAAATGTTGAATAAAAGTGTCAAGCCCGACGCAGTCACTTTTGTTGCACTTCTATCAGCTTGTCGACACCGTGGATTAGTAGAACTAGGAGAGCAATTTTTTATGTCCATGGAACATTACAACGTATTGCCTGAGATTTACCACTATGCATGTATGGTGGATATGTATGGAAGGGCTAATCAACTAGAAAAGGCAGTAGAGTTCATGAGGAAGATTCCCATAAAGATAGATGCTACAATCTGGGGAGCATTTCTTAACGCTTGTCAGATGAGCAGCGATGCAGCACTTGTCAAACAGGCAGAAGAGGAACTATTGAAAGTTGAGGCAGATAATGGGTCCAGATATGTGCAGTTGGCCAATGCGTATGCTGCCAAAGGGAAATGGGATGAGATGGgaagaataagaaagaaaatgagaggaCACGAGGCTAAGAAGCTTGCTGGTTGCAGTTGGATATATGTGGAAAATGGCATTCATGTATTTACTTCTGGTGATAGATCCCATTCAAAAGCAGAAGCAGTATATTCAACTCTGACATGCTTGAATGGGAAACTGTAtttatctttcaaagaacagAAGCAACTTTATGAAATTCAAAGTGATGTTGATTGTTGA